A stretch of Roseibium porphyridii DNA encodes these proteins:
- a CDS encoding DUF5801 repeats-in-toxin domain-containing protein, producing MNEIVQIAQANVSNNANDEPVGGPLVIAHPDAQQSIVTLLASGQLVDFRQILSEDISFIRIGSDLQMIFPDGGMVIIQSFFEGDANSQIALVGEGETLSIDEFTALANLQFADEIQTAAGETTNLATALGGPQGSGQTFEDVSIGDLGDGLGFGDLLTGEAPGGDGAGTDDLLSGEGPESDGSSADETPDLPNSAPVIGGAVEVSLDEANLTDGTDPNGAGNLPLTATGDLGLSFGQNAGTINEISLLFDQDNLPADLTSDGVPLELTFSQNVASPGGEFLTATKTDGSGEIVFTVELIITGDVQDFGGAYEIILYENLDHDGANQGTSLPLLFGFTATDFNGDSASSTLTVTVDDDTPVIAGDILGMVSEEADADTDAFTPATATGSLGINWGADSWDEGQGTVSDGIDRQVALNVTGGVAVVTTGGTALTSNGEAVLVVINGTNTDGSVTSIEGRTAGDRLVFSLSLDDGSSASDEGNYSFTLHDNVDHLDQTGSGGEDESDALTLSADFTATDSDGDSMTGSFAVVINDDVPDPQLVLLDSTPTRRDPSPGTVRVDETSDGEQHSDNVFDETTGEYDQDVIDLFASVLTSAGGVGSDDDLLPFGPIYARDTVIDVDASLDAGADAPIQDQALELVLVDAAGADSTGPVSSGLYTTGEADTGPGEEIFLFVEGNLIVGRYDAIGATADANDPAAFAIAIEDDGSISIAQYVSLWHDDPDSSDEDIAIGNDSTVNPGSVWAQLTVTDADGDTVSTREDISDRLTFDDDGPDPIEPNPFDPVEVNEADSLETIVSGQLQFDPGADGAVVTNAAVFSDDDGFVIRDNIFLSSFPLIEDTDYLTVGGERVTTDVSTNTATGVITIFGKTETSLENVFEVVVRSDGSYDFTQLAAFDHPDPGTGDNDPIDLYLDFTVTDGDGDVEGDLTDPLGSEFYEIIRITDDGPELTDVAVTATVDEAGAPVIFDDPAVTSADGFGASVAVFENFLLVGSPRDERNGRDFGDLHLFNLATGDLVHTFDGAGFSRGGFFGGPQFGVSVDIEENLILVGAPFDTQGGPRQGEAHLFDATTGNLITSYDVPLFNGAFRPGEALFGSDVAISGNLLLIGAVGVPDGGTRGGQAYLFDASNPSNPDPSIVIRNPNPSREDRFGDAVDIDGDYLVVSAPSNGTSSGEVHLFDTAGNHILSFTDPSPVNLDNFGIDVAIQGNLVVVGARGDDTTALDGGQAYLYSFDVTDPTAPTSQLLYTFDDPNPVQGGFFGTSVAIDGNQVIVGASARDAGGNEGGRSYVFDATTGDLIQTLEDPTPSSFGRDDLGSSVSIDGNTIAVGAPGDATQGSEVGQVYVFQAGAGSFIATLDLTSTVDFGVDGGGFALQTFAAQDFGALTAGGTQVRIVSDGTTISGFVDDGTTDPDNGTLDDDDTILFTLTLDGTDAVFTLLQQFDHGTDDPIALELGQFIDAVDGDGDAVTLTGLVTVNVADDVPEIVAARVEDGTINADVLLTSSADDNTISGSLGINFGADDGNNGSNATGDRSATFTDTTTAENNVTVTDGSGTGITLTSNGATVSFDFVNGTLVGYTGADPDANQVFTVSLDDTTVEYTFTLLANLDTLAVPSAAANEINLTFNITATDGDGDSAAGEFSVTVTHTGLVRVFDGTTNALKATYTTIQDAIDNAGTLDGDTILLGPGTYDEDVTVDKDLTILGANEGVSGDDASRGTESVVTGSFTFDTGSEDSTIDGVHILQDASAGTTPGIYVVADDITITNMLIERTGGFANARGVLNETGNADGLDVSNSKISGFTTGIFLNPGSNATITDNVLQDNFVGLANDGADADAISGNSFIDNELEQIGIGVETSGATDVSAIVSTTNTFSGDAPEVSIYDNSAGNDDITGTGFNDQVTLGTGDDTIDTGAGDDTIFWTVGDGRDIVDGGADTDIFDVTGDASADETFFIETVTDYNIRTGLGGLLDADTEIVVSRSLAGPTGASTVIAELDGIEDIDVNGLGGADNFVVSGDFTGTDLDPTTITINGGGDDDTVDASDMTSSHSVVFNGNGGGDTYQSGAGDDFFDGGEGSDSLSLTGDAADYVLTINVDGTITIKDTIDSRDGADTITDSVEVINFDDVMITLTPPDSTTFQSYLDALEAAIGSGGASSDYVRVLESGSDLLVQFNSAGNGLDADFATAYTLAGAADPTIVAFATLGFSSGGETYTINDAGLLVTVSDPIILDLDGDGTELLGGPVAFDIDADGTAETIGWVGPDDGMLVVDLDGSGAIENGSEVFSEVFNGGSFADSLEALASLDDNVDGVIDIQDAAFGDIKVWQDANSDGISQAGELQNLSEHGISSIDLDAARAERTVDGNTVFAEGTYTKVDGSEGAYAGVSFRAANDDVADIEDTNRQSAVIAAGVAIVLYTATAEEVAAGLASVDIKGDPSIGSVDISEDFTVTYTPVEGYDGKDAVELELVFANGTTVTRSIELDVQSDETALTTSTISGSSEAPGTVADNTNTSDDDAGAPETAATVTVSGSVITGDDGHNILVGTHGDDILIGGLGSDTLTGGAGADTFVLNSLAEADIITDYQFGEGDKLDLGQLLANAFGSTVDAAENIRAQRGENGEVRVEVGKEGDHAWQEVATLQDHASIGDTIRVVLDTEGTETNITVHAA from the coding sequence ATGAATGAGATCGTGCAGATCGCCCAAGCCAACGTCTCCAACAACGCGAACGACGAGCCAGTAGGTGGGCCTCTGGTTATTGCACATCCTGACGCGCAGCAGAGCATCGTCACGCTTCTTGCGTCCGGCCAGCTGGTTGATTTCAGGCAGATCCTGAGCGAGGACATTTCCTTCATCAGGATCGGCAGCGACCTGCAGATGATTTTTCCTGATGGCGGAATGGTCATCATCCAGAGTTTCTTCGAAGGTGACGCCAATTCGCAAATCGCCCTGGTGGGAGAAGGCGAGACGCTCTCTATCGATGAATTCACGGCGCTCGCCAATCTTCAGTTTGCCGACGAGATTCAGACTGCAGCGGGCGAAACAACCAATCTTGCAACGGCTTTGGGTGGCCCGCAGGGAAGCGGCCAGACCTTTGAAGACGTCTCGATTGGGGACCTCGGCGACGGCTTGGGCTTTGGCGACCTTTTGACGGGCGAAGCGCCAGGCGGCGATGGCGCGGGTACGGACGACCTCTTATCCGGCGAAGGGCCGGAAAGCGATGGCAGCAGCGCGGACGAGACACCGGATTTGCCGAATTCGGCCCCTGTTATTGGCGGTGCGGTTGAAGTCTCGCTCGACGAGGCCAATCTGACCGACGGAACGGATCCCAATGGGGCCGGTAATCTTCCCCTGACGGCCACCGGCGATTTGGGTCTCAGTTTCGGCCAGAACGCCGGAACGATCAACGAGATCAGTCTCTTATTTGATCAGGATAACCTCCCGGCAGATCTGACGTCTGACGGCGTGCCCTTGGAACTGACCTTCTCGCAAAACGTAGCTTCTCCTGGCGGTGAGTTCTTGACCGCGACAAAGACTGACGGTTCGGGTGAAATTGTTTTCACTGTCGAGCTCATCATCACCGGCGATGTTCAGGATTTCGGCGGAGCGTACGAAATCATCCTTTATGAAAACCTGGATCATGACGGTGCGAACCAGGGTACTAGTCTGCCTCTGCTATTCGGCTTCACCGCCACCGATTTCAATGGCGATTCCGCAAGCTCCACACTGACGGTGACTGTGGACGACGATACGCCTGTGATCGCGGGTGATATCCTTGGAATGGTGAGCGAGGAGGCTGACGCGGATACGGACGCGTTTACCCCTGCAACGGCGACCGGTTCGCTTGGTATCAACTGGGGAGCGGACAGTTGGGACGAAGGCCAGGGTACAGTCTCCGATGGCATTGACCGTCAGGTCGCCCTCAACGTCACCGGCGGTGTTGCGGTGGTTACGACCGGCGGCACAGCTTTGACGTCCAACGGGGAAGCGGTTCTTGTTGTTATCAACGGCACGAATACGGACGGTTCGGTCACATCCATCGAGGGCCGCACCGCCGGTGACCGTCTTGTGTTCAGCCTGAGCCTTGATGATGGCTCTTCGGCTTCTGACGAAGGCAACTACAGCTTCACCCTGCATGACAATGTGGACCACCTTGATCAGACCGGCTCTGGCGGTGAGGACGAAAGCGACGCTCTGACACTCAGCGCCGACTTCACCGCAACTGACAGCGACGGCGACAGCATGACCGGCAGTTTCGCCGTCGTCATCAACGACGATGTGCCTGATCCGCAGCTCGTACTTCTGGACTCGACCCCGACGCGTCGTGACCCTAGCCCCGGTACTGTTCGCGTCGATGAGACGTCCGACGGTGAGCAGCACAGCGACAATGTGTTCGATGAGACCACAGGGGAATACGATCAGGATGTGATCGATCTTTTCGCCAGCGTGCTCACCAGTGCTGGTGGTGTTGGCTCCGACGACGACCTTCTTCCATTCGGTCCCATCTATGCACGGGACACCGTGATTGATGTGGACGCGTCGCTCGATGCCGGTGCCGACGCACCTATCCAGGATCAGGCGCTTGAATTGGTGCTGGTGGATGCCGCAGGTGCCGATTCAACGGGTCCGGTTTCGTCCGGCCTCTACACAACGGGTGAAGCAGACACTGGCCCAGGAGAGGAGATCTTCCTCTTTGTGGAAGGCAATCTGATCGTTGGCCGGTATGATGCAATTGGCGCGACTGCGGACGCTAACGACCCGGCCGCTTTTGCCATAGCCATTGAAGATGATGGCAGCATCAGCATTGCCCAGTATGTGTCGCTTTGGCACGACGATCCCGACAGCTCTGATGAAGACATCGCGATTGGCAACGACAGCACGGTTAATCCAGGTTCGGTTTGGGCTCAGCTCACGGTAACCGACGCTGACGGTGATACCGTTTCAACACGCGAGGACATCAGCGACCGGCTTACCTTCGACGATGACGGGCCCGATCCCATTGAACCCAACCCCTTCGATCCTGTTGAAGTTAATGAAGCAGATAGTCTGGAGACCATAGTCAGCGGGCAGCTCCAGTTTGATCCGGGTGCCGATGGCGCAGTCGTAACCAACGCCGCAGTGTTCTCCGATGATGATGGCTTCGTCATCCGCGACAACATTTTTCTTTCCAGCTTTCCGTTGATTGAAGACACTGACTATTTAACGGTCGGCGGCGAACGGGTAACCACCGACGTAAGTACGAACACTGCCACCGGGGTGATAACAATCTTCGGTAAGACGGAGACCTCACTGGAAAACGTCTTTGAGGTCGTGGTTCGGTCGGACGGTAGTTATGATTTCACGCAACTGGCGGCTTTCGACCACCCCGATCCGGGGACAGGCGACAATGATCCCATTGATCTGTACTTGGACTTCACCGTCACCGATGGCGACGGAGATGTTGAAGGAGATCTGACGGATCCGTTAGGGAGCGAATTTTATGAGATCATCCGCATCACCGACGATGGCCCGGAGCTGACAGACGTTGCGGTGACGGCGACGGTGGACGAGGCGGGTGCACCCGTCATATTCGACGACCCCGCGGTGACCAGCGCCGACGGTTTCGGGGCGTCCGTCGCCGTTTTTGAGAACTTTCTGTTGGTAGGGTCGCCGCGCGATGAGCGCAATGGTAGAGATTTCGGCGACCTCCATCTTTTCAATCTGGCCACCGGCGACCTCGTCCACACCTTCGACGGCGCCGGTTTCAGTCGTGGCGGTTTCTTTGGCGGACCGCAGTTCGGCGTTTCTGTCGACATTGAAGAAAACCTCATCCTTGTCGGTGCTCCTTTCGATACCCAGGGCGGGCCCCGTCAGGGCGAAGCTCATTTGTTTGACGCAACGACGGGCAACCTGATCACGAGCTACGATGTGCCGTTGTTCAACGGGGCGTTCCGCCCCGGAGAAGCTCTGTTTGGCTCCGATGTGGCCATATCGGGTAATCTGCTGTTGATTGGCGCCGTCGGGGTTCCTGACGGGGGGACAAGAGGTGGGCAAGCATATCTGTTCGATGCCAGCAACCCGAGCAACCCGGATCCGTCAATTGTCATCAGAAACCCGAACCCTTCGAGAGAAGACCGGTTCGGCGATGCGGTTGACATCGACGGCGATTACCTTGTCGTCTCCGCCCCGAGCAATGGAACGTCCTCTGGCGAAGTGCATCTGTTCGATACCGCCGGCAACCACATCCTGTCCTTTACCGACCCCAGTCCGGTGAACCTGGACAATTTCGGGATTGATGTCGCGATCCAGGGCAATCTCGTGGTGGTTGGCGCGCGAGGGGACGACACCACCGCACTAGATGGCGGCCAGGCCTATCTCTATTCCTTCGATGTTACGGACCCGACAGCACCTACATCCCAGCTGCTTTACACGTTCGATGACCCGAATCCTGTGCAAGGCGGCTTCTTCGGTACTTCCGTCGCCATCGACGGCAACCAGGTCATTGTCGGCGCGTCGGCCCGCGATGCGGGTGGAAATGAAGGCGGCCGCAGCTACGTTTTCGACGCGACGACGGGAGACCTGATCCAAACGCTGGAGGACCCGACGCCGTCCTCATTCGGCAGAGACGACTTGGGTTCATCGGTTTCAATCGACGGAAACACCATCGCCGTCGGTGCGCCGGGAGACGCAACGCAGGGTTCGGAAGTTGGCCAGGTCTATGTATTCCAGGCCGGCGCAGGCTCCTTCATCGCCACCCTTGACCTCACGTCTACCGTCGATTTCGGCGTCGACGGCGGAGGTTTCGCGCTCCAGACGTTTGCAGCGCAGGACTTTGGTGCGCTGACTGCCGGCGGCACTCAAGTGCGCATCGTCTCGGACGGCACAACCATCAGCGGCTTCGTCGACGATGGCACGACCGATCCGGATAACGGCACGCTCGACGATGACGACACAATTCTCTTCACCCTGACGCTCGACGGAACAGACGCTGTCTTCACCTTGCTCCAGCAGTTCGATCACGGCACCGACGACCCGATCGCGCTCGAGCTCGGTCAGTTCATCGACGCCGTCGACGGCGATGGCGACGCAGTCACGCTGACCGGCCTGGTGACGGTGAATGTCGCCGACGACGTACCGGAAATCGTTGCAGCCCGCGTTGAAGACGGCACAATCAACGCGGATGTCCTGCTGACATCCAGCGCTGACGATAACACTATCAGCGGTTCGCTCGGCATCAATTTCGGTGCCGACGACGGCAACAATGGCAGCAACGCGACGGGTGACCGCTCGGCGACGTTCACCGATACAACGACCGCTGAGAACAATGTGACGGTGACCGACGGTTCGGGTACCGGCATTACACTTACGTCGAATGGCGCTACGGTAAGTTTTGACTTCGTGAACGGCACCCTTGTGGGCTACACCGGCGCCGATCCGGATGCCAACCAGGTCTTCACCGTGTCGCTCGACGACACGACGGTCGAATACACATTTACGTTGCTGGCCAATCTCGACACCCTGGCGGTCCCAAGCGCCGCGGCCAATGAGATCAACCTGACATTCAACATCACGGCGACAGACGGCGACGGCGACAGCGCCGCGGGCGAGTTTTCCGTGACCGTGACGCATACCGGGTTGGTGCGGGTGTTCGACGGCACGACGAACGCCCTGAAAGCGACCTACACCACGATCCAGGACGCCATCGACAATGCCGGCACCTTAGATGGCGACACGATCCTGCTCGGGCCTGGCACCTACGATGAAGACGTCACCGTCGACAAGGATTTGACGATCCTTGGCGCTAATGAGGGCGTTTCCGGAGACGATGCGTCGCGCGGCACGGAAAGCGTGGTCACCGGCTCTTTCACCTTTGACACAGGCTCAGAAGACAGCACGATCGACGGTGTACACATACTGCAGGATGCATCGGCAGGTACGACGCCCGGCATCTACGTCGTGGCGGACGACATCACCATCACCAATATGCTGATCGAGCGCACGGGCGGTTTCGCCAATGCGCGCGGCGTGCTTAACGAAACTGGCAACGCAGACGGGCTGGACGTCAGCAATTCAAAGATTTCGGGCTTCACGACCGGCATCTTCCTCAATCCGGGCTCGAATGCAACGATCACCGACAACGTTCTGCAAGACAACTTTGTCGGCCTGGCCAATGACGGTGCCGACGCTGATGCTATTTCCGGCAACAGCTTTATCGACAATGAACTTGAGCAGATCGGCATCGGTGTTGAGACCTCTGGCGCAACAGATGTCAGCGCGATCGTCAGCACAACCAACACCTTCTCCGGCGATGCGCCAGAGGTCAGCATCTACGATAACAGCGCCGGCAATGACGATATCACCGGAACGGGTTTCAACGACCAGGTTACTCTTGGCACCGGCGATGACACGATCGACACCGGTGCCGGCGACGACACGATCTTCTGGACCGTCGGCGATGGCCGCGACATTGTCGATGGCGGCGCAGACACCGACATCTTTGATGTCACCGGCGATGCCTCCGCCGATGAGACCTTCTTCATCGAGACGGTAACCGACTACAACATCCGGACCGGCCTTGGCGGCTTGCTCGATGCCGACACGGAGATCGTGGTGTCGCGCAGCCTGGCCGGGCCGACCGGCGCTTCGACCGTCATCGCCGAACTCGACGGCATTGAAGATATTGACGTCAATGGCCTTGGCGGTGCCGACAACTTTGTTGTGTCCGGCGATTTCACCGGCACTGATCTCGATCCGACGACGATCACGATCAATGGCGGCGGCGATGACGATACCGTCGATGCGTCCGACATGACCAGCAGCCACAGCGTCGTGTTCAATGGCAATGGCGGGGGTGATACTTACCAATCCGGTGCCGGTGACGACTTCTTTGATGGTGGCGAAGGCTCAGACAGCCTCTCCCTGACCGGTGATGCAGCGGACTATGTCCTGACTATAAATGTCGACGGAACAATCACGATCAAGGACACGATCGACAGTCGGGACGGCGCCGACACGATCACAGACAGCGTTGAGGTCATCAATTTCGATGATGTGATGATCACCCTGACACCGCCTGACAGCACCACTTTTCAGAGCTATCTAGACGCCCTTGAGGCGGCGATTGGAAGTGGAGGCGCTTCGTCCGATTATGTGCGTGTTCTCGAAAGTGGTTCCGATTTGCTCGTTCAATTCAATTCAGCCGGTAACGGCTTGGATGCCGATTTTGCGACCGCATACACCCTGGCGGGCGCGGCCGACCCGACCATCGTAGCGTTCGCCACCCTTGGCTTCTCATCTGGAGGCGAGACCTACACGATCAATGATGCCGGTCTGCTGGTGACAGTCTCCGACCCGATCATTCTCGATCTTGACGGCGATGGCACAGAGCTTCTGGGCGGTCCGGTGGCCTTCGATATTGACGCCGACGGAACAGCTGAGACCATCGGCTGGGTTGGCCCAGATGATGGCATGCTGGTGGTCGATCTTGACGGGTCCGGAGCCATTGAAAACGGATCGGAAGTGTTCTCCGAAGTTTTCAACGGTGGTTCTTTTGCGGACTCTCTGGAAGCACTTGCCTCGCTCGATGACAACGTTGACGGCGTGATCGACATTCAAGATGCCGCATTCGGCGACATCAAGGTCTGGCAGGATGCCAATTCCGACGGCATCAGCCAGGCGGGTGAACTGCAGAACCTGTCCGAACACGGCATCTCTTCGATCGACCTCGACGCCGCCAGGGCCGAGCGGACCGTCGACGGCAACACGGTCTTTGCGGAAGGCACCTACACCAAAGTGGACGGATCTGAGGGCGCCTATGCCGGCGTGAGCTTCCGCGCCGCTAACGATGATGTTGCCGACATCGAAGACACCAACCGGCAGTCCGCGGTCATCGCGGCCGGGGTTGCGATAGTGCTCTATACAGCGACCGCGGAAGAGGTTGCAGCAGGCCTTGCTTCTGTCGATATCAAAGGCGATCCGTCTATCGGCAGTGTTGATATCAGCGAAGACTTCACGGTGACCTACACACCGGTTGAAGGATATGACGGCAAGGATGCGGTCGAACTGGAGCTGGTCTTTGCCAACGGCACCACCGTGACGCGCTCGATCGAACTGGATGTCCAATCGGACGAAACGGCTCTGACGACCTCTACCATTTCCGGGAGCTCAGAGGCGCCCGGAACTGTGGCTGACAACACGAACACGTCCGACGATGACGCTGGCGCACCTGAAACTGCGGCCACGGTGACTGTCAGCGGATCCGTCATCACCGGCGACGACGGTCACAACATCCTGGTTGGCACCCACGGTGATGACATTCTCATCGGTGGTCTCGGATCGGACACGCTCACAGGTGGCGCTGGTGCTGACACATTCGTGCTCAATTCCCTGGCGGAAGCCGACATCATCACCGACTACCAGTTCGGAGAAGGCGACAAGCTCGACCTCGGCCAGCTTCTGGCCAATGCCTTTGGTTCAACGGTCGATGCGGCTGAAAACATCCGCGCCCAACGCGGTGAGAATGGTGAGGTTCGCGTCGAAGTCGGCAAGGAAGGAGATCACGCTTGGCAGGAAGTAGCGACCCTTCAGGACCACGCATCGATTGGCGACACCATTCGTGTGGTGCTCGACACCGAGGGGACGGAAACAAACATTACCGTCCACGCGGCTTAA
- a CDS encoding 6,7-dimethyl-8-ribityllumazine synthase has product MTKPPKFAFLKARWHAEIVDQALIGFQKRLDESGVDAEISVFDVPGAFELPLLAQKLAETGEYDAIAAAALVVDGGIYRHDFVAAAVVTGLMDVGLKTGVPILSVSLTPHNFQPTDDHINFFAEHFVKKGREAADSALDIVKLYQDLDTPAA; this is encoded by the coding sequence ATGACAAAACCCCCAAAATTCGCCTTTCTTAAAGCGCGCTGGCATGCAGAAATCGTGGATCAAGCTCTCATTGGGTTCCAGAAAAGACTTGATGAGTCCGGCGTAGACGCGGAGATCTCGGTTTTTGACGTTCCAGGCGCGTTCGAGTTGCCGCTGCTTGCGCAAAAGCTGGCGGAAACCGGCGAATATGATGCGATAGCGGCTGCTGCTCTTGTCGTTGATGGCGGCATCTACCGGCATGATTTCGTGGCAGCTGCCGTCGTTACGGGCCTGATGGATGTCGGATTGAAAACCGGCGTTCCTATTCTGTCAGTGTCCCTGACACCACACAATTTCCAGCCAACCGACGACCATATCAATTTCTTCGCTGAGCATTTCGTCAAGAAAGGACGAGAAGCGGCCGATTCCGCCCTGGACATTGTGAAGCTCTATCAGGATCTGGACACACCTGCCGCGTAA
- a CDS encoding SDR family oxidoreductase, with protein sequence MDRFAGKSVVITGGNKGIGYSIAERFVSEGANVVIASVEDQVMEAATKLGPNTRSFVCDVTDKEQVAALYEFAKSEFGGTDVSVQNAGIITIAKVEDLTEQDWDATMEVNTKGVFLCCQEAIRHMRASGNGGRLINTASGQARDGFIYTPHYAASKFGVMGLTQSLAKEVALEAITVNAICPGIIRTDMWDYNDRIWGKMLGNFGPGELMENWVQNNIPMKRAGEGSDVAGLVAFLASKDATYITGQTINVDGGLIMS encoded by the coding sequence ATGGACAGATTTGCGGGCAAAAGCGTGGTCATCACAGGTGGCAACAAAGGGATCGGATATTCCATTGCTGAGCGCTTCGTGTCCGAGGGCGCGAATGTCGTCATCGCTTCCGTCGAAGACCAGGTGATGGAGGCCGCAACCAAACTTGGTCCGAACACCCGGAGCTTTGTCTGCGACGTAACTGACAAGGAGCAGGTCGCGGCACTCTACGAATTTGCCAAGAGTGAATTCGGTGGGACTGACGTGTCTGTTCAAAACGCCGGCATTATCACCATAGCCAAGGTTGAGGATCTGACCGAGCAGGACTGGGATGCGACGATGGAGGTGAACACCAAAGGTGTTTTCCTGTGCTGCCAGGAGGCCATCCGCCACATGCGGGCGTCGGGCAACGGTGGACGGTTGATCAACACCGCCTCGGGACAGGCCCGTGACGGGTTCATCTACACACCACATTATGCTGCTTCGAAATTCGGCGTTATGGGGCTGACCCAAAGCCTTGCCAAGGAAGTTGCACTTGAAGCCATCACGGTGAACGCCATCTGCCCTGGCATCATCCGAACCGACATGTGGGACTACAACGATCGGATCTGGGGCAAGATGCTTGGCAATTTCGGACCCGGCGAATTGATGGAGAACTGGGTTCAGAACAATATCCCGATGAAGCGCGCTGGCGAAGGAAGTGACGTGGCCGGTCTGGTAGCATTCCTTGCAAGCAAGGACGCCACCTACATTACCGGCCAGACAATCAACGTGGACGGCGGCTTAATCATGTCCTGA
- a CDS encoding sugar-binding transcriptional regulator produces the protein MSRLNELRMIARVAQMYHVENQRQADIANHLRISQATISRMLKRAQEEEIVRTTVVAPSGTYADLEAGLRSKFGLSEAIVVECSEDRDGAIMARIGEAAAHFVEATLQPGEIIGVSSWSETILKMVDNIHPMKSGKAKFVVQTLGGMGDPTVQIHANQLTTRLAKLTGAEASLLSAPGVAQSREAKLVLSGDSYVRETMDLFEKVTLAIVGIGAVEPSSMLARSGNVFSTRELAAVKEAGGVGDVSLRFFDIDGNPVKTPLDERVIGMTLDELARIDRVIALAGGQSKTRAIQGALKAGVIDLLVTDKFTAGRLVSDAQDQTLSEQM, from the coding sequence ATGTCCCGGCTAAACGAACTTCGAATGATTGCGCGCGTTGCTCAGATGTACCACGTGGAAAATCAACGCCAAGCCGATATCGCTAATCATCTCAGGATCTCGCAGGCTACGATTTCGCGAATGTTGAAACGTGCGCAGGAAGAGGAAATCGTGCGCACCACTGTTGTGGCTCCTTCCGGCACTTATGCTGATCTGGAAGCGGGTCTACGCAGCAAATTTGGTCTGTCCGAAGCAATCGTCGTCGAGTGTTCAGAAGACAGAGACGGTGCGATCATGGCGCGGATTGGCGAGGCAGCGGCGCACTTTGTTGAGGCAACGTTGCAGCCAGGCGAAATCATCGGTGTTTCAAGCTGGTCTGAAACGATTTTAAAGATGGTGGACAACATTCATCCAATGAAATCCGGCAAGGCGAAATTTGTCGTGCAGACACTCGGCGGCATGGGCGACCCCACAGTCCAGATCCACGCCAACCAACTCACGACCCGCTTGGCCAAGCTCACAGGTGCCGAGGCATCTCTGTTGAGTGCCCCGGGTGTTGCACAATCGCGCGAAGCCAAACTTGTTCTATCGGGGGACTCCTATGTGCGCGAAACAATGGATCTTTTTGAGAAAGTCACCCTCGCAATTGTAGGCATCGGCGCGGTAGAACCTTCCAGTATGCTGGCACGCAGCGGCAACGTATTCTCCACGCGAGAACTCGCCGCCGTGAAGGAGGCGGGCGGGGTTGGTGACGTCAGCCTGCGGTTCTTCGACATTGATGGAAATCCGGTGAAAACACCTCTCGACGAACGTGTCATCGGCATGACCTTGGACGAGCTTGCCCGGATCGACAGGGTGATTGCGCTTGCCGGCGGACAGTCCAAAACCCGCGCCATCCAAGGCGCATTGAAGGCCGGTGTCATAGACCTTCTCGTGACAGACAAATTCACAGCTGGGCGTCTGGTATCTGACGCCCAAGATCAGACCTTATCGGAGCAGATGTAA